A section of the Lujinxingia sediminis genome encodes:
- the gltB gene encoding glutamate synthase large subunit → MTPHSLADPRFPLYQPGYEHDGCGVGFVADTRGAPRHDLLRMATDALANLTHRGAVDADTRTGDGAGVLFALPATFFANLSDELRLPRKGGPIGVGVFFLPRHAPDEQHQIRRLIADILHERGFSDFAWRPVPTRPAVLGLKAAATMPRIEQLVLPFDADIAPRVADQRLYALRRTIESRLHRGRLTAYIASMSARTIVYKGLMMGDALAEFYPDLQRDLPTNFALFHQRFSTNTFPSWSLAQPFRMLAHNGEINTILGNANGTRLRQADLHAELWNEVIDDLKPVLQPGFSDSAHLDNVAELLTLSSRSPLHTLTMLVPQAWEHDANLSPEVRAFFDYHASLNEPWDGPAAITYADGRFVGAHLDRNGLRPLRVLRTHDDLIYACSEVGVLNLPEERIAERSRLGPGHMIAVDLQEGRVLTGDTIKPELARRQPYQQWLDENLIRIPQRPVADTIAPELDDERRLRLQTCFAYSREEFKLTLEPMATTGKEAISSMGDDTPIAALSLQQRPLAHFFKQRFAQVTNPPIDPIRERHNMSLSVHLGRRRNWLTETPAHARQVALDAPVLTAAEMQALHHALPPERIATLDATFPAADGPAGLKKALDTLSQNALDAIAAGAEILIVSDRQVAPERAPIPMLLAVGALGTDLLKTDLRLRASLIVESAEPRDSHFIATLLGFGASAVFPYLAIETLLADLELETSPAERIQNFLKSQHLGLLKIMSKMGISVLGSYRGAQIFEAIGLGPDVVERAFPNTPSPIAGLTLDDLAEDALLRHARAFEPDAPDAPVDLGLLRFRRSGETHAWSPQHLGAMNRLRKHKPGAYATFTAASAALPPLQLRDLLQPTALRPAIPLDEVEPTDAICRRFSTAAMSLGSLSPEAHRALAVAMNRLGARSNTGEGGEDPERYTLDAHGDDANARIKQIASGRFGVSPLYLVKARELEIKMAQGAKPGEGGQLPGHKVTPYIAYLRHATPGVPLISPPPHHDIYSIEDLAQLIYDLKAINPQAEVCVKLVATAGVGTIAAGVAKALADTILISGHDGGTGASPVTSVKNAGIPWEIGLAETQQTLRLNGLRERVKLRVDGGLKTGRDIIIAALLGAEEFNFGTAALVALGCRYVRQCHLDTCPVGIATQREDLRKKFEGDPDMIVAYFQSVAQEVRELLSQLGAPSLDAIIGRSDLLKHLPHPDHPRAHRLDLSPLMAAPDPVHGATFHTWPGPSTAPSPLNARIARDCSEALSTGQPLRLDYPIANTDRTTGARLSGLIALQERDTPLPEATFDLHFKGTAGQSFGAFLNHGVALTLRGAANDYVAKGMGGGRIVITPDADLTPLDETTSHHTLAGNTLLYGATAGELFIAGLTGERFAVRNSGALSVTHGTGDYACEYMTGGICVFLGPVGHHFAAGMTGGLAFVHDPHDRLPTRTQASDVELSRPAEDDHDTTELHRLIARHFELTKSPIAEAMLADWPAKVSEFYKVTPRAILALKKAEGVA, encoded by the coding sequence GTGACCCCACACTCCCTCGCCGACCCCCGCTTTCCCCTCTACCAGCCGGGCTACGAGCACGACGGCTGCGGCGTGGGCTTTGTCGCCGACACCCGCGGCGCCCCCCGCCACGACCTGCTGCGCATGGCCACCGACGCCCTGGCCAACCTCACCCACCGCGGGGCGGTCGACGCCGACACCCGTACCGGCGACGGCGCCGGTGTGCTCTTTGCGCTGCCTGCGACCTTCTTCGCCAACTTAAGCGACGAGCTCCGGCTGCCCCGCAAGGGGGGCCCCATCGGCGTGGGTGTGTTTTTTCTGCCTCGCCATGCCCCCGACGAACAGCACCAGATCCGCCGGCTTATCGCCGACATCCTCCACGAGCGCGGCTTTTCAGACTTCGCCTGGCGCCCCGTCCCCACTCGCCCCGCCGTACTCGGGCTGAAAGCCGCGGCGACCATGCCGCGCATCGAGCAGCTCGTGCTGCCCTTCGACGCCGACATCGCACCGCGGGTCGCTGATCAGAGGCTCTACGCCCTGCGCCGCACCATCGAGTCGCGTCTGCACCGGGGGCGCCTCACCGCCTACATCGCGTCGATGTCGGCGCGCACCATCGTCTACAAGGGCCTGATGATGGGCGACGCCCTGGCCGAGTTTTACCCGGATCTGCAGCGCGATCTGCCCACCAACTTTGCGCTTTTTCACCAGCGTTTTTCGACCAACACCTTTCCCTCCTGGTCGCTGGCACAGCCCTTTCGGATGCTCGCGCATAATGGCGAGATCAACACGATCCTGGGCAACGCCAACGGCACGCGGCTGCGCCAGGCCGACCTCCACGCCGAGCTCTGGAACGAGGTCATCGACGATCTCAAACCGGTGCTACAGCCCGGCTTTAGCGACTCGGCGCACCTCGACAACGTCGCCGAGCTCTTGACCCTCTCGAGTCGCTCCCCCCTGCACACCCTCACCATGCTCGTGCCCCAGGCCTGGGAGCACGACGCCAACCTCAGCCCCGAGGTACGCGCCTTCTTCGACTACCACGCCAGCCTCAACGAGCCCTGGGACGGCCCCGCCGCCATCACCTACGCCGACGGCCGCTTTGTGGGCGCGCACCTCGACCGCAACGGCCTGCGCCCCCTGCGCGTTTTGCGCACCCACGACGACCTGATCTACGCCTGCAGCGAGGTCGGCGTGCTCAACCTCCCCGAGGAGCGCATCGCCGAGCGATCGCGCCTGGGCCCCGGCCACATGATCGCCGTCGACCTCCAGGAAGGCCGCGTGCTCACCGGCGACACCATCAAACCCGAACTCGCCAGACGCCAGCCCTACCAGCAGTGGCTCGACGAGAACCTGATTCGCATTCCCCAACGACCCGTGGCCGACACCATCGCTCCCGAGCTCGACGACGAGCGGCGCCTGCGCCTGCAGACCTGCTTCGCCTACAGCCGCGAAGAATTTAAATTGACGCTGGAGCCCATGGCCACCACCGGCAAAGAGGCCATCAGCTCGATGGGCGACGACACCCCCATCGCCGCGCTATCGCTGCAGCAACGCCCGCTGGCGCACTTTTTCAAACAGCGTTTTGCCCAGGTCACCAACCCGCCCATCGACCCCATCCGCGAGCGCCACAACATGTCGCTGAGCGTGCACCTGGGCCGCCGCCGAAACTGGCTCACCGAGACCCCCGCGCACGCCCGCCAGGTCGCCCTTGACGCCCCCGTCCTCACCGCCGCCGAGATGCAGGCCCTCCACCACGCGCTGCCACCGGAGCGTATCGCCACCCTCGACGCCACGTTCCCCGCCGCGGATGGCCCCGCAGGCCTTAAAAAAGCCCTCGACACTCTGAGCCAGAACGCCCTCGACGCCATCGCCGCCGGCGCCGAGATCCTCATCGTCAGCGACCGCCAGGTCGCCCCCGAACGCGCCCCCATTCCCATGCTCCTGGCCGTCGGCGCGCTCGGCACCGATCTGCTCAAAACCGATCTTCGCCTGCGCGCCTCGCTCATCGTCGAGAGCGCCGAACCCCGCGACTCCCACTTCATCGCCACGCTGCTGGGCTTTGGCGCGAGCGCCGTCTTTCCCTACCTGGCCATCGAGACTCTGCTGGCCGACCTGGAGCTTGAGACGTCGCCGGCGGAGCGCATCCAGAACTTTCTAAAATCCCAGCACCTGGGGCTGTTGAAAATCATGAGCAAGATGGGCATCAGCGTGCTCGGAAGCTACCGCGGCGCCCAGATCTTCGAGGCCATCGGCCTTGGCCCCGACGTCGTTGAGCGCGCCTTCCCCAACACCCCCTCCCCCATCGCCGGCCTCACCCTCGACGACCTTGCCGAAGACGCACTTTTGCGCCACGCCCGCGCCTTTGAGCCCGACGCGCCCGACGCGCCGGTCGATCTGGGGCTTTTGCGCTTTCGCCGCAGCGGCGAAACCCACGCCTGGAGCCCGCAGCACCTGGGCGCGATGAACCGCCTTCGCAAACACAAGCCCGGCGCCTACGCCACATTCACCGCCGCCTCCGCAGCTCTGCCCCCCCTGCAACTCCGAGATCTGCTGCAACCCACCGCCCTGCGCCCGGCCATCCCCCTCGATGAGGTCGAGCCCACCGACGCCATCTGCCGCCGCTTCTCCACCGCCGCCATGTCATTGGGCTCGCTCTCCCCGGAGGCCCACCGCGCCCTGGCCGTGGCCATGAACCGCCTGGGCGCCCGCAGCAACACCGGCGAAGGCGGCGAAGACCCGGAGCGCTACACCCTGGATGCGCACGGCGACGACGCCAACGCCCGCATCAAACAGATCGCCTCGGGCCGCTTCGGCGTCTCGCCGCTCTATCTGGTCAAAGCCCGCGAGCTCGAGATCAAGATGGCCCAGGGCGCCAAACCCGGCGAAGGCGGCCAACTCCCCGGCCATAAGGTCACCCCCTACATCGCCTATTTGCGCCACGCCACCCCGGGCGTCCCGCTGATCTCCCCGCCGCCCCACCACGACATCTACTCCATCGAAGATCTGGCGCAGCTGATCTACGACCTCAAAGCCATCAACCCCCAGGCCGAGGTCTGCGTCAAACTCGTCGCCACCGCCGGCGTGGGCACCATCGCCGCCGGCGTCGCCAAGGCCCTGGCCGACACCATCCTGATCAGCGGCCACGATGGCGGCACCGGCGCCTCCCCCGTCACGTCTGTCAAAAACGCCGGCATCCCCTGGGAGATTGGCCTGGCCGAAACCCAGCAGACCCTGCGCCTCAACGGCCTGCGTGAGCGCGTCAAACTCCGCGTCGACGGCGGCCTCAAAACCGGCCGCGACATCATCATCGCCGCCCTGCTCGGCGCCGAGGAGTTCAACTTCGGCACCGCCGCGCTGGTCGCGCTCGGCTGCCGCTACGTCCGCCAATGCCACCTGGACACCTGCCCGGTCGGCATCGCCACCCAGCGCGAAGATCTCCGCAAAAAATTCGAGGGCGACCCCGACATGATCGTCGCCTACTTCCAGAGCGTGGCCCAGGAAGTCCGCGAGCTCTTAAGCCAGCTCGGCGCCCCAAGCCTCGACGCCATCATCGGCCGCAGCGACCTCCTCAAACACCTCCCCCACCCCGACCATCCCCGCGCCCACCGCCTCGATCTCTCGCCCTTGATGGCCGCCCCCGACCCCGTCCACGGCGCGACCTTCCACACCTGGCCCGGCCCCTCCACGGCCCCCTCCCCCCTCAACGCGCGCATCGCCCGCGACTGCTCAGAAGCGCTCTCCACCGGCCAGCCTCTGCGCCTCGACTACCCCATCGCCAACACCGACCGCACCACCGGCGCCCGCTTAAGCGGCCTCATCGCCCTCCAGGAGCGCGACACTCCCCTCCCCGAGGCCACCTTCGACCTGCACTTCAAAGGCACCGCCGGCCAGTCCTTCGGCGCCTTCCTCAACCACGGCGTCGCCCTGACCCTGCGCGGCGCCGCCAACGATTATGTGGCCAAAGGCATGGGCGGCGGCCGCATCGTCATCACCCCCGACGCCGACCTCACCCCCCTCGACGAAACAACGTCGCACCACACCCTGGCCGGAAACACGCTGCTCTACGGCGCCACCGCCGGAGAACTCTTCATCGCCGGCTTAACCGGCGAACGTTTTGCCGTCCGCAACAGCGGCGCGCTCAGCGTCACCCACGGCACCGGCGACTACGCCTGCGAATACATGACCGGCGGCATCTGCGTCTTCTTAGGCCCCGTCGGCCACCACTTCGCCGCCGGCATGACCGGCGGCCTGGCCTTCGTCCACGACCCCCACGACCGCCTCCCCACCCGCACCCAGGCCTCCGACGTCGAGCTGTCCCGCCCCGCCGAAGACGACCACGACACCACCGAGCTGCACCGCCTGATCGCGCGCCACTTTGAGCTCACAAAAAGCCCGATCGCCGAGGCAATGCTGGCCGATTGGCCCGCAAAGGTCAGCGAGTTTTATAAGGTCACGCCACGCGCCATCCTGGCGCTCAAGAAGGCGGAGGGGGTGGCGTGA
- a CDS encoding AAA family ATPase translates to MSFAQPIDRLSISGFKSLQNVEDLELRAINVLIGANGAGKSNFVSFFHMLTEMMAGRLQSWTRKQGSANRIVSFGIKETKRLSAHLFFGDHGYYFTLEPTIEGGFAFRMEIAEPSGYTAVNRGHIEAEIPKIYHRRPDVKDDIYCCYESISNWKTFHFHDTSDTAGVKRLGSLHDNDYLRPDASNLAAFLYRLKHEHEATYEQIRKTVSLAIPFFDDFVLKPQALPTEEEQIRLLWRQKDSDYPFWPSQLSDGSIRFICLATALLQPEPPSTIIIDEPELGLHPYAITLLGSLIRSASKRMQLIVSTQSVPLVNEFSIEDLIIVERENGASVFRRHDEKDFELWLEEYTVGELWEKNVLGGRPGPDGGAGQ, encoded by the coding sequence GTGAGTTTCGCACAACCCATCGATCGGCTCAGCATTTCGGGCTTCAAATCACTTCAAAACGTGGAGGATCTGGAGCTTCGCGCCATCAACGTCCTTATCGGAGCCAATGGTGCCGGTAAGAGTAACTTCGTGAGTTTCTTTCACATGCTCACCGAGATGATGGCCGGCCGCCTTCAATCTTGGACCCGCAAGCAAGGATCTGCCAACCGCATTGTGAGCTTCGGCATAAAGGAAACAAAGAGATTAAGCGCCCACCTATTTTTTGGAGACCACGGCTACTACTTCACTCTAGAACCAACCATTGAGGGAGGTTTTGCCTTTCGGATGGAAATCGCAGAACCCAGCGGATACACGGCAGTTAACCGCGGACATATAGAGGCGGAGATCCCCAAAATTTACCACCGCCGACCGGACGTTAAAGACGACATCTATTGCTGCTACGAATCCATCTCCAACTGGAAGACCTTCCACTTCCACGACACCAGCGACACCGCCGGCGTCAAGCGTCTGGGCTCGCTGCACGACAACGACTATCTGCGCCCGGACGCCTCCAACCTCGCGGCCTTCCTCTACCGGCTCAAGCACGAGCATGAGGCCACCTACGAGCAGATCCGCAAGACGGTGAGTCTCGCGATCCCCTTCTTCGACGATTTCGTGCTCAAGCCCCAGGCCCTCCCCACCGAGGAGGAGCAGATTCGGCTGCTCTGGCGCCAGAAAGACAGCGACTACCCCTTCTGGCCCAGCCAGCTCTCGGATGGCTCCATTCGTTTCATCTGCCTGGCCACCGCGCTGCTGCAGCCCGAGCCCCCCTCGACCATCATTATCGATGAACCGGAGCTGGGGCTTCACCCCTACGCCATCACGCTCCTGGGGTCGTTGATCCGCTCGGCCTCAAAGCGCATGCAGCTCATCGTCTCGACACAGTCGGTGCCCCTCGTCAACGAGTTCTCCATCGAAGACCTGATCATCGTGGAGCGCGAAAACGGCGCCTCGGTCTTTCGTCG